ATCAGGGTCAGTCTGATGTCGACATTACCGGTTGTTGCGATCACCGGGTCAATGCCGAAATAGTGCAGCGCCCCCCAGATAAACGCCATGCCACTGAAGGCAGGCAGCACAATCACTTCACGTGCCAGCCACGAGGTTTTCCATTTGGTGGCGGCGCGCCAGGCACGCTCCGGGCGGCCCAGGTGGAAGAAGGACGCAAACAACCCCAAACCCATCAGGATCAGTACCACCACCGTACCCGTGATGTACAGGTTCAGCGGAGCAACGTCGCCCACCACCCCAAACGTGTTGTAAACCTGACCGGTATACAGCGCCAGGAACAGACCTTGACCCGCGCCGATCAGCGTCGTCAGAAAAATAACCGAAAAAGCAGGATGCATACTCAGTCTCCTTAGAACAGGAAGTCGTCCAGCGACGGCAGATCGCTAGTCGGCGCGCGCTGTTCTTCTTTCTTCAATGGGTTATCGACACGGTTCAGGGCTTCTTCCGTCACATGCGCCTTGGTCTTCTGCCGTGGCAGGTAATGGTTGGCCGGGCGGGTGCCCCATTCCGGCATCAACTGATAGCCGCCGCGTTCCGCGATAGCGGTGGACACTTCCGAATCCGGGTCATGCACATCGCCAAACAGACGTGCACTGGTCGGGCAGGCCAGTACGCAGGAAGGCTTGCGGCGTTCTTCCGGCAGGCTCATGTCGTAGATGCGGTCGACGCACAGGGTGCATTTCTTCATCACCTTCTGCTTTTCGTCGATTTCGCGCGCACCGTAAGGGCAAGCCCACGAGCAGTACTTGCAGCCGATGCACTTGTCGTAATCGACCAGCACGATGCCGTCTTCCTTGCGCTTGTAGCTGGCACCGGTCGGGCACACCGGCACGCACGGCGGGTCTTCGCAATGCAGGCAGCTTTTCGGGAAGTGCACCGTTTCCACTTTCGGGTATTCGCCGACTTCAAAGGTTTGCACGCGGTTGAAGAAGGTGCCCGTCGGGTCTTTGCCATACGGGTTCTTGTCAACCATGCCACCGCCGCCTTCACTGGAGGTGTTCCATTCCTTGCAGGAAGTGACGCAGGCGCTACAGCCCACGCACACGTTGAGGTCGATGACCAAAGCCAATTGGGTCATGTTATTTACCCCCCTTGAAACGATTCTTGAACAGGCCGGAACCGCCGATAAAGGTCTGCCACTTGCCGACGGGCTTGGCCATACCGGGGTAGCGCGGCTGGGTCGGGAACTGCGGGAAGGTGGAACCCTGTTCCTTTTTATCCGCTTTGTACACTTTCACACGTACATCGAACCACGCCGCCTGACCGGTCAGCGGGTCGGAGTTGGAATAGTGCTGGCCTTCCGGCTGGTTGGGCAGTTCCTCGCCGATGATGTGGTTGAGCAGGAAACCGCGCTGGCATTCGTTGGCATCTTTTTCCAGTGCCCAGGCACCAGAGGCTTTGCCAATCGCGTTCCACGTCCACACGGTGTTCGGCTCGACCGATTGTGAGTAACGCGCCTGACAGCGCACGCGACCGTGGACAGATTCCACCCAGATCCAGTCGCCATCCTCGAAGCCATATTTCGTACCCACACTCGGGTGCATGTGCAGGTAGTTGTGCGCATGAATCTGGCGCAACCAGGCATTCTGTGAATCCCACGAGTGATACATCGCCATCGGACGTTGGGTCAGGGCGCTGAGCGGGAATTCGTTCTTGTTGATGGTTTCGTTTTCGAGCGGCTCGTAATAGAACGGCAGCGCATCGAAGAAACGTTCAACCCGCTTACGCAGGCGATCCGGCGGTTGTTTGCCGTGGGAAATGCCCTGCGCGGCGCGGCGGAACTTGTGCAGCACTTCGGAATACAGGTGGATATTGATCGGCTCGGCATGACGGGTCATGCCGTTGGCCTTCGCCCATTGCAGGTAGCCCATGTTCCAGTTGCGCATGTATTGGTAGGACTTCGGCATCACGTGGTGGTGCATGCAATTGTTCTTGGCGTACTGTTCCCACTGGTTAGGGTTCGGTTCGCCACGCATGGATTTTTCACCACTCTGGCCGCGCCAACCACTCAGGAAGCCGATACCGGAACCAGGCGCGGTTTCAAAGTTGGTGATGAAGTCCGGGTAGTCGCGGAATTTGCGCTTGCCATCCTTGTCGGTGAAGGCCGGGAAGCCGAGGCGGGAGCCCAGCTCGATCAGGACTTCCTGAAACGGTTTACAGTCGCCGGTCACGGGCAGGATCGGAATCCGCACGGAATCGACTGGGCCGTCGTATTCGGAAATCGGGCGATCCAGCATCGACATCACGTCGTAGCGTTCCAGATAAGTCGTATCCGGCAGGATCAGGTCGGCGAACGCAGTCATTTCGGAGTGGAACGCATCACACACCACCAGGAACGGGATTTTGTACTCGCCGTTTTCGTCCTTGTCCTTGAGCATGTTGCGGACTTCGGTGGTGTTCATGGACGAGTTCCACGCCATGTTCGCCATGAAAATCAGCAGGGTGTCGAGTTTGTACGGGTCGCCGCGCCACGCGTTGGTTATCACGTTGTGCATCAGGCCGTGCACGGAGAGTGGGTATTCCCACGAGAAACCCTTGTCGACGCGTACCGGTTCGCCCTTGTCGTCAACGAACAGGTCATCCGGATCAGCAGGCCAGCCCAGCGGCATACCTTCCAGCGGTGTGTTGGGTTTCACATCGCCCGGTGAAGTTGGCGTTTTCGGGCACGGCGGAATCGGGCGCGGGTACGGCGCTTTGTGGCGGAAACCACCCGGACGGTCAATCGTACCCAGCAGCGACATCAGGATACTGAGCGCGCGGATGGTGTGGAAACCGTTGGAGTGCGCCGCCAAACCGCGCATGGCGTGGAATGCCACCGGGTTGCCGGTCACGTGGTCGTGCTCGTTACCCCATACGTCAGTCCAGGCAATCGGCAGTTCGATTTTTTGGTCACGCGCGGTGATACCCATTTCGTGAGCCAGCCGCTTGATGGTGGCCGCCGGGATGCCGGTGATGCCTTCCGCCCATTCAGCGGTGTAGGCTTCCACGCGCTCGCGCAGCAGCTGGAAGGAAGGTTTGACCGGTGTGCCGTCTTTCAGCTTGAAGTCGCCGGTCAGGAACGGGTCAGCGCCGGGGGTGTGGGTAGAAATCGGCTTGTTGAGGTCGCGATCCCACCACAGCTTGTTCTGCGGATCGAAGCAGCCTTCTTCCAGCGGCACTTCAAAACGCAGGAACATACCGTATTCCGGGTTGTTCGGATCCATGTTGACCAGTTCCGGCCCGTTGGTGTAATTCACCACGAAGTCACGGTCATACAAGCCCTGCTCAATAATTTCGCGGATGATTGCCAGCAGTAATGCGCCGTCGGTGCCGGGGCGGATCGGAATCCATTCGTCAGCCACCGCCGCATAGCCTGTACGCACCGGGTTGATGGCGATCAGGCGGCCACCGTTGCGCTTGAAGTGCGACAGTTCGATTTTCAGCGGGTTGGAATGGTGATCTTCCGCCGTACCGATCATGACAAACAGTTTGGCATGGTGCAGGTCAGGGCCACCGAATTCCCAGAAGGAACCGCCGATGGAATAGATCATGCCCGCCGCCATGTTGACCGAGCAGAAACCGCCGTGCGCGGCATAGTTCGGCGTACCGAACTGTTTGGCGAACAAACCGGTCAGCGCCTGCATCTGGTCGCGCCCGGTAAACAGGCCGAACTTCTTCGGGTCGGTCGCGCGGATATGCTTGAGGCGGGTTTCCAGCGTGTCGAAAGCTTCTTCCCACGTAATCGGTTCGAACTGGCCTTCGCCACGGGTCGCGTTGGCCTTGCGCCGCAGCGGTTGGGTCAGTCGTGCAGGGGAGTACTGCTTCATGATGCCGGAGGAGCCCTTCGCGCAGATCACGCCCTTATTGAGCGGGTGATCCGGGTTGCCCTCGATGTATTTCACCTCACCGTTCTTGAGGTGGACGTTGATGCCGCAGCGGCACGCGCACATGTAACACGTGGTGCTTTTGATCTCGGTTGCCTGGCTAGTTTGGGTAGTCATAATCAGTATGTAACTAAATAAGGATTTACTGAAATAGTAGTGTAGCCCGATAGTGCGTGAGATAAGTCAAGGAATCAATAAAAAAATTTATTTCTATGAATAGAATTTATTGATTGAAGTATTGCATCTGCCCCGTTTCTGGTGTGCTTTAATCAAAGGGCGCTAGAGGAGGAGTACAATCATGCAGAGAATACACGACTTGGGTCATTGGCTGGGCAAGCTTGGTGATTTTGCCGTGGAGGCTTTCCACATTCTGGGTTTGTTCGTCATTGGCGGCACCATCGTCTGGACAGCCGCCCACACCTATCTCGTCGATATTATGAGTAAACCGTATGCAACGCTGGACGACATCCTGTTGCTGTTTATCTATCTGGAACTGGGGGCGATGGTGGGCATTTTCTTCCGTACCCACCGCTTGCCGGTCATCTTCTTGTTGTTCATTTCCATGACGGCGTTGACCCGCTATCTGGCGATTGACCTGAAAGATTTCGACAATATGAAAATCATCACCATTGTGTCGGCCATCCTGCTGCTGTCATTCGCCACGCTGGTGCTGCGTTTCAGCGAAAAACGCTTTGCCGCGTCAGACATGGAAGGCTCCACCCGGCAAGATGTGAGTGACCATAAGGAAACCATGTCCTCGTAAGCGGGAACAGAGGTAGGGACTGTCACATTACTGAAGCAGATTTTTGCTAATTTGGCGTCATCTCCCCCTATCTCACGGTTTGACCACCCCATCCTTTTGCAGGTAATGCGTTTCTATGCTTGAACGATACACAGGCTGCACGGTCAGCGATGCTTACGCCACTGGTGCGCATGGCATCCATATGCCGCGCTACCCCTATTACGCCGACTATGACCAACCTGGGAACTGTCATTATTACTACCGGCGTTCGAGGGAATACCTTGCCTGCCAAACCGCGCGCTTCCTGCTGATCGGGGGCGAGGCGACCACGCTGGCCAAGGAGGGCGTGATTGACCCCGGCAGCGAGTTGAATGCCTGGTGGCACGGCTTTTTCCGCGAACATTTCGGCGGGCAAATGGGCGAGGTGGCCAAATACGCGGGCGGGTACACCTATCTCGAATATCTCGGTAATCACCCGGAAGCGAAACTGGTTGTACCGCACCCTTATCCGCCTGGCCAGATTGGCCGTGACCATTATTATCTGGAAAACCCGGATGTGATTGTGCACCTGAATGACAAGGGGCAGATGGCGGACATTTCCTCCCATTGCATTCCCTATCAGGTGTATGACGCCGCTACCTTCGCTGGCCACGTCTGGCGGGAGGCATGGGAACTGCCGTTCGTCATCAAGCTGGCGGCCCCTTCCGGCGGCGGTGATGGCGTGGCCATCTGCCACACGGATGAGGATGTGGCAGCCGCGCAAATCCGTTTCGGTGGGCATCGGGTCAAGGTTGAAGCCTTCATCGGCGGCTATGAAAACAACTACAACATCAACCTGCACGTTGACCGTGGCGGCTCCATCCGTTTCATTGGGGGTTCCTCGCAGCGGGTTTCCGCTGCCGCCCGTTACGAAGGCAATTACATCGACCTTGGCTGGTATCCTGAACCGGAACTGGAAGCGTTATGCGTCGAAATTGCCCACAACGCTTGGAAACTGGGCTGGTTTGGCGTGTGCGGGCTGGATGTGATCCAGGCAGCGGATGGCAAGCTGTATTTCATTGACCCGAATTTCCGCCTCAATGGCTCCACCCCGTTCCATTTTATCCGCAGCCACTTCCTGACCCATTTCCAGCGCCCGCATCTGGAAACCGGTTATTTTTGTTTTCCCGGTGACCCTTTGGCGTTTCTGGACGGGTTCCGGCCCGAAATCGAGAAAAAAATCCTCGTGCCAGTTGGCTTGTACCATGACCCCCGCTATGATCAAAAGACGCGGGTTTATCTGGCGCAGGCAACCGAAAATGACGCCGACGCCCATGCCAGCCTGCGTGCAGGGCTGATGCAGCGTGGCCTGCTGCCAGGAATACACTTATAACTGCTTGTACTTACATGGATATTGACCAACCCTATCAGTATATCGTGGGGGAATGCCCCGTTTTACTCGAACTGCCGCACGGCGGGCATCTGACCCCGGATGAGGTGAAACCTTACCTGCACCCCAAATTCACCCCCGGCGACCGGCGCGAGGATGCGGATGAGTTTTCCGACGCCATTTACCTGGATTTGCCCAGCAGGCCGCATTTGCTGCGCTTCAGCATCTGGCGCGCCCATGCAGACCCGAACCGGCGGGTTGATGACTTCCATGCTGATGGTGTGGTCAAGACCCATACCAGTCAGGGGGTGAAAATTTACCAGTCGGAACGTGGTCTGCCTGAAACCGTGCGCCAGACTGTGGTCAGCCAGTATGTCGTTCCCCATCAGCAGAAACTGTTGGAATTGTTGGGGGAGGAAAGCATCCGGCGGGTTATGTTCTGCCACACCATGCCAGGTATCGGCACCAGCGTTTCCAAGGATCGGGGCAACTTGCGCCCGTTATTCATGTTCGGCAACGGCGGTGACGCCAATGGCAAACCGCACCACAACTGTTACGGCAGCAAAAAGATGCTGGAACACATGTCCAACATTATCGAAGACCACGTGCACGAGCTGGATGTGGCGTTCAACTTTTGTGATGTAGTCCGTTACAACAACCCTTATTCCGGCATCAATTCGCTAGGCCGCTTCACCTGCGAGCAATTTCGCGGCAAGCATCCGTTCACGCTGGAAATCAACCGTGACCTGCTGCTGCATAATCCGGAAAACATCACGCCGGTACGCACCATCATCAACCTGATCGTAACCGAACTGGCGCATTGGAAGGATTGAATTGATTATACCTATATAAAATATTTTGTTGCAAAACAGGTGATTTTTCCTCAAAGGGTGATGGGGTGCACATATCCGGAGGCTTCAGCAGGTTAGACTGCCGCCCCACATGGAGTGAGACGTAGCTACTGACTGGTTCAGCAGACCCTTGTTCCATCCGTTATGGCAAATGAAGGAGAATCCGATGTCCGAAACACCTGCTACCCCAACGATCACCATCGACGGAAAAGCTTATGAGCTGAGCAACTTATCCGATGCCGCCAAATCCCATATCAGCAGTGTACGGCTGGTTGACCAGAAAATCGCGGAAGCCCAGCAAACCATCGCTGTTCTTCAGACTGCCCGCAATGCCTACATGTCTGCCTTGCAACAAGCATTGCCTGACGCTGCCTGATTCACCGCAACTGGTAAAGGCCGCCATCCTCCTCATCCGTCAGCACATACAGGTAGCCGTCTGGCCCTTGCTGGATGTCGCGGATGCGGCCAATTTTCCCCTCCAACAACTGCTCTTCCGCCACGAAACGGTCACCCTCCAGCGTGATGCGTGACAGCAGTTCGGATTTGAGCGAACCCACCAACAGGCTGCCCTGCCAGCCGGGGTATTGGTTACCCGTGTAAAATGTCATGCCGGAAGGTGCGATGGAAGGCGTCCAGTACAGCACGGGTTGTTCCATCCCGGCTGTATCGGTAATGCCTGCGCCGACTGCGCCACCGCCGTATTCCTCGCCGTAGGTAATCACCGGCCAGCCGTAGTTGGCTCCGGCGCGTTCCAGATTGACCTCATCGCCGCCCTGTGGGCCGTGTTCACACGTCCAGACCTGCCCGGTTTGGGGGTGGATAGCCATCCCCTGCATATTGCGGTGGCCATAAGTATAAATTTCCGGTTTGGCTCCGGGAGACTCAACGAAAGGGTTGTCGGCGGGGATACGCCCATCATCATGTAGGCGGATCAGGCTGCCCGCGTGGTTGGCAAGGTCTTGCGCGTTATCCCTGTTGCCCCGGTCACCGAGGCTGAGATAGAGGTATCCGGCAGGGTCAAAGGCAATCCGCCCACCGAAATGCTGCCCAGACTCGGATTGCGGGGTCGCCGCAAACAAGACTTGCACCGTGTTGAGCTTGCCATTCTGATATTGCCCGCGTGCCAGATGGGTGCTGTAACCGCCTTCCCCTTTGTCTGCAAAGCTAAAATATAGCCAGTGATTTGCTGCAAATTGCGGGTGAAGGGCGAGGCCGAGCAGCCCGCCCTGGCCATGTTCCTCGATTTCTGGCAGGCCGGTAACGGGGGCATCAAGCAATTTGCCGTCCCGGATGCGGCGCAAACTGCCGCCACGTTCGCTGACCAGGACTTCACCATCAGGGAGGAAGGTCATGCCCCAGGGGTGTGTCAGCCCGGCAGCGATCTTGACGGCTGTCACTTCCGCAGCGGCCAGCGATGCAAATAGAACAATGGGCAGGGTAACGGTGGCTGCAAGCAACAACCCGTGAATGAATGGCTGGACAGGACGGGGCATAAGACCTCCCGTTAGCGTGGGGTACTGTTCCCAAGTATAGGTGAAGCGTTGTTTTACCCCGCCTCAACCCCACAAAAACTACCTTTTATCTTGCCGACTCGGAAGCGGAACCTCCCCTGTTTATACTGTGAACCAGTGTCAATCCATTACTACATACGGGAGTTTGGTATGCGGAAATTTGTCTGGTCTTGTGCCGCCGCCCTGTTTTGCTTCGCCACCGGCGTAACGGCTGCGGTTCCGCCACCGCCACCGCCGACTGAAGCAGCCCCGGCAGCAGCAACTACCGAACCGGAAGCGGTAGGCAATGTGCTGGAGGCTGCACGGCAGGCAGGCGTGCTGCGCGTGGCGACCGAGCCTGATTTCCCGCCGCTGTACTGGGTCGATGAAAACGGTAAGGAACAGGGCTTTGAATACGAGCTTGCCCACATGATCGCCAAGGAACTGGGCATCCCCAAAGTTGAACTGGTGGAAGACGACTATGACAAGCTGCCAGACCTCGCCAAAGAAGGGAAAGCGGATATTTTCATGGCAGGTTATGTTCCCGACACTTCCGTCGATGGTGTGGCATGGTCTGACAGTTACCTGGATTTCGGCTTATGCCTGATTGTCCCCAAAGGCAGCCCGGTGAAGAATATCAGGCAGCTCAAGGGCAAGAAAATCGGTGCTTACAACGACCCTGCCGCTGTCCGCTGGATAGAAGACAACATCCCCAACCACAAGGAAGTGAAAACCTACATGGGGCCGGGTTGGCTGTACCATGCCGACAATCGCGATGTGGATGCGGTCATTTACGACTACCCACTTGCCGTACACGAAATCAAGGCATTTGGGCGGTTGCAAATCGTTGCCTTTAACCTGAATGAAAGCCTTTACGCCATCGGTCACAAAACGGGCGAAGGGGAGCTGGGGGCAGCGCTGAATACCGCCATCCAGAACATCAAGGCATCCGAGGATTATGCCCGTTTGATCAAGCAATATATGCCCTTCAAAATTTCCAAGGAAGTGCCTGCGGATAGCCGCAACTATACCATCCAGTCGGGCGATTCCCTGTCGAAGATTGCTGCCAAAGAGCTGGGGGGCGGCGACGCTTGGCGGCAAATCTGGGAGCTGAACAAGCACCGTGTCCCCAACCCCAATTTGCTGGAGTTGGGGGATGTCCTGATCATGCCAAAAGACGGGAAAAAGCCATGAAACTGGATCGTTTCTGGATCGTCCAGATCATGATTGCCTTAGTGCTGTTTGCACTGCTGATCGGCAGTTACCTGTTGTCTTCCGGGATGTTGTCTGCCAGTGGTGATGATCCGCCGCCAGCACCGCTGGAAACTGGTGCGGAGACGAAGGATTCCATGCTGGCCACGGCAGCTTGCGTGCCTGTTGGGACGGCGCTATCGCCCAGCGCCATTGAGGCTAGCCTGGGCAGCGACGACCCCGCGCGGCGCGAGGCTTGTTTAACTTTCTTACAAGCAGAAAGCGCTGCCGGAGACCTGGGCGCAGACTTGTGGCTGGGGCGCGCTTACCACAACGGTTGGGGTGTCAGCAAAAATGTGGAGGAAGCTGCCGCCCACTACCGCAAGGCTGCCTCGGCAGGCGATACTGCTACCCGGGAGTCCGCTGGGCAGTGGCTGTCACAGCTGGAACGGGGTCAGTAGGGGCGGGGTTTCATCAATTTCAACCCTACAGGCAGCACAATGGCGGATGATCGGCTATGATGATTGGCTTTCGGTCACTTAAGCATTGTCAAGCATGAAACAAGCCCAGCCCCAAGTCGGTTTTGTCAGCCTCGGTTGCCCCAAGGCATTGGTGGATTCCGAGCGCATCCTCACCCAATTGAGCGCCGAAGGTTACGCCATCAGCGGCAGTTACGATGAAGCTGACTTGGTGGTGGTGAACACCTGCGGTTTCATTGATTCGGCGGTGGAAGAGTCGCTGGAAGCCATCGGCGAGGCATTGGATGAAAATGGCAGGGTGATCGTCACCGGTTGTTTGGGGGCAAATGCCGACAAGGTGCTGGCAGCCTACCCCAATGTGCTGGCAGTCACCGGCCCGCACGCCTATGAGGCGGTGATGCAATCTGTCCACGCGCACTTGCCGCCGTTGCATGACCCGTACACCGACCTGATCCCGCCGCAAGGGGTGCGCCTGACGCCACGCCACTACGCCTACCTGAAAATTTCCGAAGGCTGCAACCACCGCTGTTCCTTCTGCATCATCCCGGCCTTGCGCGGCGATCTGGTGTCACGCCCTATCGGCGATGTGTTGCAGGAAGCTGAAAACCTGGTGAACGCGGGGGTGAAGGAATTACTGGTGATTTCCCAGGATACCAGCGCCTACGGCATCGATACCCAGTACCGCACCGGGTTCTGGCAAGGCCGCCCGCTCAAGACCCATTCCCAGCAACTGGCCGAAGCATTGGGGGAAATGGGTGTGTGGGTGCGTCTGCATTACGTTTACCCCTACCCGCACGTCGACAGGCTGATCCCGTTGATGGCGGAAGGCAAAATTCTGCCGTATCTGGACATCCCCTTCCAGCACGCCAGCCCACCGGTGCTGAAGGCCATGCGCCGCCCTGCCCATGCCGAAAAGGTGCTCGACCGCCTGCAAAACTGGCGCGCCACCTGCCCTGACATTGCCGTGCGTAGCACCTTTATCGTCGGCTTCCCCGGCGAAACCGAGGAAGACTTTGAAACCCTGCTCGACTTTTTGCAGGAGGCCGAACTCGACCGGGTGGGCGCGTTCACTTACTCCGACATTGACGGCGCACCAGCCAACGACCTGCCCGGAGCAGTCCCGGAAGAAGTCAAGGAAGAGCGCCTGGAACGTTTCATGGAGGTGCAGGCCGACATCAGCGCCGCCAAGCTCAGCCGCCTGGTTGGCCAGACCATGACCGTGCTGGTGGATGAGGCAGGGGATGGCCAGAGCATAGCCCGTAGCCACCGGGATGCGCCCGAAATTGACGGGCAGGTGATCATTGAGGGTACGGAATTGCCGGTGGGTGAATTCGCGCAGGTACACATAACCCATGCTGATGAACATGACCTGTGGGCTAGAATTTAATCATTATCAATAAGATATTTTAGTTTGCTGATTTCATCTAATTTATTTACGCTGGAAATGAACTCCAGATAGCGGAAAATGCCTAAAAATTGAATTTTGGGTGAGGGCGAGGCTAGAAGGGCGAGTCATGCATATAAAGTGATCAACATCACTGGTATGTAACTTGCTTGTGCATTAATATTGTTGATAAAGGATTAATGCAAGAAATGCAAACGCCTACGAAGGGGCTAACAACGATGATCGCAACATTCAACCGGTTATGCGGCTCTATCCTGCAATCGCTCAGTGATGCATTGCCGGTGCTGCTGATAGCCATTTTCTATCAGATGACCATTCTGGAAATCCCGGTTCACGAGATCATGGGTATGCTGGGGTGGGTGCTGTTTATTAGTTTTGGTCTGACGATGATCTTATGAGCAAGGCCATCAAAGCCTTGCTGCGCGCGATGCTGGGCAGCTTGCGTGACCTCTTGCCGATCCTGCTGGTGATCGTGTGTTTCCAGTTGCTGGTCTTGCAGCAGCCGTTACCGGATGTGTGGAATTTATTGGGCGGTGCGCTGCTGGTGGTGCTTGGCCTGACGTTTTTCATCTTTGGACTGGAAATGGGGCTGTTCCCGATTGGGGAAACCATGGCCTATGCCTTTGCCCGCAAGGGTAGCGTGGCGTGGTTGCTGCTGTTTTCATTTGCCCTGGGGTTTGGCACGACAGTGGCGGAACCTGCCCTGATCGCGGTGGCGGGCGAAGCGGCGGACATTGCCGCGCAGGGGGGCGTGATCCAGAAAGATGAAGACAGTATGCGTTCCTACGCCACCGGCTTGCGCCTAACGGTTGCCCTGTCGGTGGGGGTGGCGATTGTGGTGGGGGTGCTGCGCATCCTCAAAGGCTGGCCGATCCAGTACCTGATCATGGGTGGGTATATTGGCGTGGTGGTCATGACGGCATTCGCGCCCGAATTCATCATTGGCATTGCGTATGACTCCGGCGGGGTAACGACTTCCACCATCACCGTACCGTTGGTGACTGCTTTGGGGGTGGGGCTGGCCTCCAGCATCAAGGGGCGTAACCCGATGATTGACGGTTTCGGGCTGATTGCGTTTGCCTCCCTGACCCCGATGATGTTTGTGATGGCTTACGGCATCCTGGTGTCATGATGGAGGTTGTGTGGAGTTTCCTGCATATCCTGCTGGCGACCTTGCGGGATGTGCTGCCGATTGCGGGCATCATTTTCGGTTTCCAGTTCCTGGTGATCCGCAAGCCTGTGCCCAACCTGCGCCGCGTCATTATCGGTTTTATCTATGTGGTTATCGGCCTGGCGCTGTTCCTGCAAGGGCTGGAACAGGCACTCTTCCCGCTGGGGCGGCTGATGGCGGAACAACTGACCGCCCCGCAGTTCATTTACGGGCTGGAAAAACTGCCGGAAATCGTCCATTGGCAGGAATATTACTGGGTTTACCTGTTTGCGTTCGCCATCGGCTTCAGCACCACCATTGCGGAACCCTCGCTGATTGCGGTGGCGATGAAAGCCAATGAAGTGTCAGCGGGGGGTATCGGTGTGTGGGGGCTGCGAATAGCGGTCGCCATTGGCGTAGCCATCGGCATCGGGCTGGGAAGCTGGCGGATCGTGACGGGCTATCCGCTGCATTATTTCATTATCACGGGCTATATTATTGTGGTCATCCAGACCTTTTTCGCGCCCCGGCTGATTGTGCCGCTGGCGTATGACTCGGGCGGGGTGACAACTTCGACAGTGACCGTGCCGTTGGTGGCGGCGCTGGGTCTGGGGCTGGCAGAAACCATTCCGGGTCGCAGCCCTTTGCTGGACGGGTTTGGCCTGATTGCCTTCGCCAGCCTGTTCCCGATGATGACGGTCATGGGTTACGCGCAATTGTCGGCATGGCTGGCGGCAAGGCAGCGACGGAATGCCGGTTAAGGCTTTAAGGAGGATGCGACATGCATTTCAAGCTATTGGTGGCGCTAGTGAGCGATGAGAAAACCGACAAGGTGATCGAGGCTGCACGGAAGGCGGGCGCGATGGGCGCGACCATCATCAATAATGCCCGTGGCGAAGGCGTCAGCCAGACCCGCACGTTTCTGGGTTTAAACTTGGAAACCCAACGCGATCTGGTGATGTTCCTGGTCGAGGAGCACCATAGCCGCAAAGTGCTGGAAATCATCGCGGAAGTAGGCGAAATGGAATCCAGCAGTGGTGCGGGTATTGCCTTCCAGCTCGATGTGGAGGATGCCGTAGGCGTCTCGCACCAGGTCAAGCTGCTGGCGGAGCGGGTGGAGGAGGCATTATGAGCAACATACCGGCAGACACCCTGCGCGCCCGCGATGTCATGAAA
The sequence above is drawn from the Thiothrix nivea DSM 5205 genome and encodes:
- a CDS encoding P-II family nitrogen regulator — encoded protein: MHFKLLVALVSDEKTDKVIEAARKAGAMGATIINNARGEGVSQTRTFLGLNLETQRDLVMFLVEEHHSRKVLEIIAEVGEMESSSGAGIAFQLDVEDAVGVSHQVKLLAERVEEAL